The following are encoded in a window of Mycobacterium vicinigordonae genomic DNA:
- a CDS encoding DUF6541 family protein: MSLCFGTLIALVLLIAPGAIVARIAQLRWPIAIAVGPPLTYGVVALAIIPYGALGIPWNGWTALAALAVVCVLATGLTLLLARFRDPQAEALGVSPGPGLLVAAGVLLGAVLIGWAAFAGLQHWQTIPSTWDAVWHANEVRWILDTGQASSTHMGELRNVETHALLYYPSVFHALIAVFCQLTGAAATTGYTLSSVAVAVWLFPVSAAVLAWRALRTHTSEWRTAAVSATAAALSASFTAVPYVEFDTAAMPNLAAYGVAIPTMALITSTVRHRDRIPVAVLALIGVFSVHITGGIIAVVLVSAWWLFEALWHPARGRLADFVTLFSVALTSGLILLPQFLCVTQQEDIIAGHSFLTYLSKKRGLFDAVFQHSRHLNDFPVQYGLIFLAAVGGFIMLIKKVWWPLAVWLLFVVVNVDAGTPFGGPIGAVAGLFGEFFYKDPRRIAAATTPLLNLMAAVALVVIVGAVVGLAKRLTQQRRPMPTRFWAAASAALLVAVVLGSAWHYFPRHRFLFGDKYDQVMVNQQDLDAMAYLAKLPGARDTLIGDSNVDGTAWMYAVAGLHPLWTHYDYPVQMGPGYHRYIFWAFARRGDSDPRVPAAIKALNIRYVLASGPTVRGFKIPDGLVSLDKSPYWTMIYDNGGAQIYEWHGYAPARS; this comes from the coding sequence GTGAGCTTGTGCTTCGGAACGCTGATCGCATTGGTCCTGCTGATCGCACCGGGTGCCATCGTCGCACGTATCGCGCAGTTGAGGTGGCCGATCGCGATCGCGGTCGGCCCGCCGCTGACGTACGGCGTCGTGGCCCTGGCGATCATCCCCTACGGCGCGCTCGGCATCCCCTGGAACGGCTGGACGGCGCTGGCCGCACTGGCTGTGGTGTGCGTGTTGGCGACGGGCTTGACCCTGCTGCTCGCCAGGTTCCGCGATCCGCAGGCCGAGGCACTCGGTGTGAGCCCGGGCCCCGGGCTGCTGGTGGCCGCCGGTGTGTTGTTGGGTGCCGTGCTGATCGGTTGGGCCGCGTTCGCGGGCCTGCAGCACTGGCAGACCATCCCGAGCACCTGGGATGCGGTCTGGCACGCCAACGAGGTGCGCTGGATTCTGGACACCGGGCAAGCGTCGTCCACCCACATGGGTGAGCTGCGCAACGTCGAAACCCACGCACTGCTCTACTACCCGTCGGTGTTTCACGCGCTGATTGCCGTTTTCTGCCAGCTCACCGGTGCAGCGGCCACCACCGGCTACACGCTTTCCTCCGTCGCGGTCGCGGTCTGGCTGTTCCCGGTCAGCGCGGCTGTGCTGGCCTGGCGCGCGCTGCGCACCCACACCAGCGAGTGGCGCACCGCGGCAGTTTCGGCCACCGCCGCGGCGCTGTCGGCGTCGTTCACCGCGGTGCCATACGTGGAGTTCGACACCGCCGCGATGCCCAACCTGGCCGCGTACGGGGTCGCCATACCCACCATGGCGCTGATCACGTCCACGGTGCGCCATCGGGATCGCATCCCGGTCGCGGTGCTGGCACTGATCGGCGTGTTCTCCGTACACATCACCGGCGGCATCATCGCGGTGGTGCTGGTGTCGGCCTGGTGGCTGTTCGAGGCGCTCTGGCACCCCGCACGCGGACGACTGGCCGACTTCGTGACGTTGTTCAGCGTGGCCCTAACGTCCGGGCTGATCCTGCTACCCCAGTTCCTGTGCGTCACCCAACAGGAAGACATCATCGCCGGGCATTCCTTCTTGACCTACCTCAGCAAGAAACGCGGCCTGTTCGACGCTGTCTTCCAGCATTCCAGACATCTCAACGACTTCCCGGTGCAGTACGGTCTGATCTTCCTGGCCGCCGTCGGCGGATTCATCATGCTGATCAAAAAGGTCTGGTGGCCGTTGGCGGTGTGGCTGCTGTTCGTGGTGGTCAACGTCGACGCGGGGACGCCGTTTGGCGGCCCGATCGGCGCGGTCGCCGGCCTCTTCGGCGAGTTCTTCTACAAGGATCCGCGCCGGATCGCCGCGGCCACCACACCGCTGCTGAACCTGATGGCGGCGGTAGCCCTGGTGGTAATCGTCGGCGCGGTGGTAGGGCTGGCGAAGCGGCTGACCCAGCAGCGCCGCCCCATGCCGACGCGCTTCTGGGCAGCCGCCAGCGCGGCGCTGCTGGTCGCAGTCGTCCTGGGCAGCGCGTGGCACTACTTCCCCCGACACCGGTTCCTGTTCGGCGATAAGTACGACCAGGTGATGGTCAACCAGCAGGACCTGGACGCCATGGCGTACCTGGCTAAGCTGCCCGGTGCCCGCGACACGTTGATCGGCGACTCCAACGTCGACGGCACGGCCTGGATGTATGCGGTGGCCGGGTTGCACCCACTGTGGACGCACTACGACTACCCGGTGCAAATGGGTCCGGGCTACCACCGCTACATCTTCTGGGCGTTCGCTCGCAGGGGCGACAGCGATCCGCGGGTTCCCGCGGCGATCAAAGCGCTGAACATCCGCTACGTGCTGGCCAGCGGCCCGACGGTGCGCGGGTTCAAGATCCCCGACGGGCTAGTCTCACTGGACAAGTCGCCGTACTGGACGATGATCTACGACAATGGCGGCGCTCAGATTTACGAGTGGCACGGCTACGCGCCGGCGCGCTCGTAG
- a CDS encoding bacterial proteasome activator family protein, protein MCTRTVMGLSDRHDEPDVDDVEVIGGVDPRLMAIRQAEDDDSDEQSLTDLVEQPAKVMRIGTMIKQLLEEVRAAPLDDASRTRLRDIHAKSISELEDGLAPELREELERLTLPFNEETPPSDAELRIAQAQLVGWLEGLFHGIQTALFAQQMAARAQLEQMRQGALPPGMGKPGHGGHSTGQYL, encoded by the coding sequence ATGTGCACAAGGACGGTGATGGGGTTGAGTGACCGACATGACGAGCCCGATGTTGACGATGTCGAGGTTATCGGCGGCGTCGATCCGCGCCTCATGGCGATCCGGCAAGCCGAGGACGACGACTCCGACGAACAGTCGCTGACCGATCTGGTCGAGCAGCCGGCCAAGGTCATGCGAATCGGCACCATGATCAAACAGCTGCTCGAAGAGGTCCGCGCCGCGCCACTCGACGACGCCAGCCGCACCCGGCTGCGGGACATCCACGCCAAGAGCATCAGCGAACTCGAAGACGGTCTGGCACCAGAGCTGCGCGAAGAACTGGAGCGGTTGACGCTGCCGTTCAACGAGGAAACACCCCCGTCGGACGCCGAGCTGCGTATTGCGCAGGCCCAATTGGTCGGTTGGCTGGAAGGGCTATTCCACGGCATTCAGACGGCGCTGTTCGCCCAGCAGATGGCTGCGCGCGCGCAGCTTGAGCAGATGCGTCAGGGCGCCCTGCCGCCCGGGATGGGCAAACCCGGCCACGGCGGCCACAGCACCGGACAGTATCTGTAA
- a CDS encoding ABC transporter ATP-binding protein produces the protein MSSGPHIETRDAWVEFPIFDAKSRSLKKAFLGKAGGSIGRNASNVVVIEALRDITMSLELGDRVGLVGHNGAGKSTLLRLLSGIYEPTRGWAKVTGRVAPVFDLGIGMDPEISGYENIIIRGLFLGQTRKQMLAKVDEIAEFTELGDYLSMPLRTYSTGMRVRLAMGVVTSIDPEILLLDEGIGAVDAEFLKKAQSRLQSLVERSGILVFASHSNEFLARLCKTAMWIDHGVIKQRGEIEEVVRAYEGEDAARHVREVLAETRRDDLTQRASGGE, from the coding sequence GTGTCCAGCGGTCCGCATATCGAAACACGCGACGCGTGGGTGGAGTTTCCTATCTTCGACGCCAAGTCACGGTCGTTGAAGAAGGCCTTCCTGGGTAAGGCGGGCGGCTCTATCGGCCGCAACGCCTCCAATGTCGTGGTCATCGAGGCGCTGCGCGACATCACTATGTCGCTGGAACTCGGTGACCGGGTCGGCCTGGTCGGGCACAACGGCGCCGGGAAATCGACACTGCTGCGGCTGCTTTCGGGCATCTACGAGCCGACCCGCGGCTGGGCGAAGGTGACCGGGCGGGTGGCGCCGGTCTTCGATCTGGGGATCGGGATGGACCCGGAGATCTCTGGCTACGAGAACATCATCATCCGTGGACTGTTCCTCGGGCAGACCCGCAAGCAGATGCTGGCCAAGGTCGACGAGATCGCCGAATTCACCGAATTGGGCGATTACCTGTCGATGCCGCTGCGCACCTATTCGACCGGCATGCGGGTGCGGCTGGCGATGGGAGTGGTGACCAGCATCGACCCGGAGATCCTGCTGCTCGACGAGGGTATCGGCGCGGTGGACGCCGAGTTCCTCAAGAAAGCTCAGTCCAGACTGCAGAGTCTGGTGGAGCGATCCGGAATCCTGGTATTCGCAAGTCATTCCAACGAATTCCTGGCCCGGCTGTGCAAGACCGCGATGTGGATCGACCACGGCGTCATCAAGCAACGCGGTGAAATCGAGGAGGTGGTGCGCGCCTACGAAGGCGAGGACGCCGCCCGGCACGTGCGCGAGGTACTGGCCGAGACACGCCGCGATGATCTGACTCAAAGAGCTTCTGGCGGTGAGTGA
- a CDS encoding glycosyltransferase has product MSDSVFAVVVTHRRPEELARSLEVLCSQTRQPDKLIVIDNDDSGDSRVHYLVAGQEIPQIYLNSRRNLGGAGGFALGMLLALAHGADWIWLADDDGHAQGTDVLKTLMACADKYDLAEVSPMVCNIDEPDLLAFPLRRGLVWRRRASELRTEPGQDLLPGIASLFNGALFRASTLEAIGVPDLRLFIRGDEVELHRRLVRSGLPFGTCLDAVYLHPCGSSEFKPILGGHMHTQYPDDPKKRFYTYRNRGYVLSQPGLRKLLPQEWVRFAWFFLVTRRDPKGLMEWVRLRRLGRREQFGQPGGSA; this is encoded by the coding sequence GTGAGTGATTCCGTTTTCGCCGTCGTGGTAACGCACCGGCGCCCCGAGGAACTCGCACGCTCTCTGGAGGTCTTGTGCAGTCAGACCCGCCAGCCGGACAAGCTGATCGTCATCGACAACGACGACTCCGGCGACAGCCGGGTGCACTACCTGGTGGCCGGGCAGGAAATCCCGCAGATCTACCTCAACTCACGCCGGAACCTCGGCGGTGCAGGCGGTTTCGCGTTGGGAATGCTGTTGGCGCTGGCCCATGGTGCCGACTGGATATGGCTGGCCGACGACGACGGACACGCGCAAGGCACCGACGTGCTCAAGACGCTGATGGCTTGCGCCGACAAGTACGATCTGGCCGAAGTGTCGCCGATGGTATGCAACATCGACGAGCCTGACCTGCTGGCGTTTCCGCTTCGTCGCGGCCTGGTATGGCGCAGGCGCGCAAGCGAATTGCGCACCGAACCCGGGCAGGACCTACTGCCTGGTATCGCATCGCTGTTCAACGGTGCCTTGTTCCGGGCGTCGACGCTGGAAGCGATCGGTGTGCCGGATCTTCGGTTGTTCATTCGCGGCGACGAGGTGGAGCTGCACCGCCGACTGGTGCGGTCCGGGCTGCCGTTCGGCACCTGCCTGGACGCGGTCTACCTACACCCTTGTGGCAGCTCGGAATTCAAGCCGATTCTCGGCGGTCACATGCACACCCAGTATCCCGACGATCCGAAAAAGCGGTTCTACACCTACCGTAACCGCGGCTACGTGCTGTCCCAGCCCGGGCTGCGCAAGCTATTGCCGCAGGAGTGGGTGCGGTTCGCCTGGTTCTTCCTGGTGACCCGCCGCGACCCTAAGGGCCTGATGGAGTGGGTGCGGCTTCGCCGGCTGGGACGACGGGAGCAGTTCGGACAGCCGGGAGGTTCGGCATGA
- a CDS encoding ABC transporter permease: MTFFDAAAQSKTFGRARSDLVDGFHRRELWLHLGWQDIKQRYRRSVLGPFWITIATGTTAVAMGGLYSKLFHLDLSVHLPYVTLGLIIWNLINAAILEGADVFVANEGLIKQLPTPLSVHVYRLVWRQMILFAHNIVIYIVVAIIFPKPWSWADLSVFPALALIMLNCVWVSLCFGILATRYRDIGPLLNSVVQLLFFMTPIIWNDSTLRQQGAGGWSKIVELNPLLHYLDIVRAPLLGAHQELRHWAVVLVLTVIGWALAALAMRQYRARVPYWV, from the coding sequence ATGACATTCTTCGACGCCGCTGCACAATCCAAGACCTTCGGCCGCGCCCGCAGCGACCTGGTTGACGGCTTCCACCGCCGCGAATTGTGGCTGCATCTGGGTTGGCAGGACATCAAACAGCGGTACCGGCGTTCGGTGCTGGGCCCGTTCTGGATCACCATCGCCACCGGTACCACCGCGGTGGCCATGGGCGGGCTGTACTCCAAGCTGTTCCACCTCGACCTGTCGGTGCACCTGCCCTACGTCACGCTCGGGTTGATCATCTGGAACCTGATCAACGCCGCAATCCTGGAGGGTGCCGACGTCTTCGTCGCCAACGAGGGTCTGATCAAGCAACTACCTACGCCGCTCAGCGTGCACGTGTACCGACTGGTGTGGCGGCAGATGATCCTGTTCGCGCACAACATCGTGATCTATATCGTCGTCGCGATTATCTTTCCCAAGCCCTGGTCGTGGGCGGACCTATCGGTGTTTCCGGCGCTGGCGTTGATCATGCTCAACTGCGTGTGGGTGTCGCTGTGCTTCGGCATCCTGGCGACCCGGTACCGCGACATCGGCCCACTGCTGAATTCGGTTGTGCAACTGCTGTTCTTCATGACACCGATCATCTGGAACGACAGCACACTGCGGCAGCAGGGCGCGGGCGGCTGGTCGAAGATCGTCGAACTCAACCCGCTGCTGCATTACCTCGACATCGTGCGGGCGCCGCTGCTGGGCGCGCATCAGGAGTTGCGGCACTGGGCGGTGGTGCTGGTGCTGACCGTCATCGGCTGGGCACTGGCGGCGTTGGCGATGCGGCAATACCGGGCCCGGGTGCCGTACTGGGTCTAA
- a CDS encoding PPE family protein, with translation MDYGILPPEVNSGRMYAGPGAESMLASKAAWEALAAQLRSTADSYSAVISAMTANWRGPSSEAMSAAVGQYVEWLSDTAVQAELSAEQAGAAAAAYETAYAATVPPMVIEVNRAELAALVATNVLGQNMPAIAATEARYADMWAQDASAMYSYAGQSAAATRLNPFAPPPQTTDASAAQSTAASTQTASMTAIPSSLQSLAAPAQSSSLSSWESILLRDVVNPFGSLSPIEKGLEFYEFPASASLPSRNALVSSTLGYSLLTRGFSTGQVPVPILPGVPYPPVASAPVAVSTVSAELGRAGTAGALSVPPSWAAATPEVRLAAAVLQGTSAGSAPLAVADYGGLLGRMGLAAAAGGAVGAAATRNSMKKDAAPKCPDSADDEDGQRGDQEEDKEKGDKTSEKLTRVLAELSAEPESVQHWHTDKANLESLLAQLSGKPGVHAVHVAARHAPTPNPTQPRWGGA, from the coding sequence ATGGATTACGGGATATTGCCGCCAGAAGTCAACTCGGGCCGCATGTACGCGGGCCCAGGGGCCGAGTCCATGCTGGCATCCAAGGCGGCTTGGGAAGCGTTGGCCGCCCAACTGCGGTCGACGGCGGATTCCTACTCCGCGGTCATCTCGGCTATGACCGCGAACTGGCGTGGCCCGTCATCCGAGGCGATGTCGGCCGCGGTTGGTCAGTATGTGGAATGGCTGTCCGACACCGCGGTGCAGGCGGAGCTGTCCGCCGAGCAGGCCGGCGCAGCGGCGGCCGCCTACGAGACAGCTTATGCCGCAACGGTTCCTCCGATGGTGATCGAGGTCAACCGCGCCGAACTCGCGGCGCTGGTGGCAACGAACGTTCTCGGGCAGAACATGCCCGCAATCGCAGCCACCGAAGCGCGATACGCCGACATGTGGGCACAGGACGCGTCCGCGATGTACAGCTATGCCGGACAGTCGGCGGCCGCCACTCGGTTGAATCCGTTCGCTCCGCCGCCGCAGACCACCGATGCGTCGGCCGCGCAATCGACTGCCGCGAGCACGCAGACAGCATCGATGACCGCGATACCTTCGTCGCTGCAAAGCCTGGCGGCACCCGCTCAATCGTCGTCGCTCTCTTCTTGGGAATCCATCCTGCTGCGCGACGTGGTCAATCCGTTCGGCTCGCTGTCTCCGATCGAAAAGGGACTGGAGTTCTACGAGTTCCCCGCTTCGGCATCCCTGCCGTCGAGAAATGCTCTGGTCAGCAGCACTCTGGGGTATTCGTTGTTGACCCGAGGTTTCAGTACCGGGCAGGTCCCGGTTCCCATCCTTCCCGGTGTGCCCTACCCGCCGGTGGCGTCGGCGCCTGTCGCAGTGTCGACGGTGTCGGCGGAGCTGGGGCGTGCGGGTACCGCCGGGGCGCTATCGGTGCCGCCGAGTTGGGCGGCGGCGACTCCGGAGGTCAGGCTAGCCGCTGCCGTCCTGCAGGGAACCAGTGCGGGTAGTGCTCCGCTGGCGGTAGCGGACTACGGCGGCCTGCTGGGGCGGATGGGGCTGGCTGCCGCGGCCGGTGGCGCAGTGGGTGCGGCCGCCACCCGAAACTCGATGAAAAAGGATGCGGCACCGAAATGCCCCGATTCAGCCGACGACGAAGACGGCCAGCGCGGCGACCAGGAGGAAGACAAGGAGAAAGGGGACAAGACTTCGGAGAAACTCACCCGCGTGCTCGCTGAGCTGTCGGCGGAACCGGAGTCTGTGCAGCACTGGCATACCGACAAGGCGAACCTGGAAAGCCTGTTGGCGCAGTTATCCGGCAAACCGGGTGTGCATGCGGTCCACGTAGCCGCGCGGCATGCACCGACACCGAACCCGACCCAGCCACGGTGGGGCGGAGCCTGA
- a CDS encoding PPE family protein, which yields MYTGPGSGPMLATATAWEALAAELRSAAAGYSSTVSELGPRWRGSSSTAMAAAAQSFTVWLSDTAAQAEQTAAQAKLAAAAYETAFAATVPPTVVAANRTLLMALIATNFLGQNSAAIAATEAAYVEMWAQDAAAMLGYTGASASATQLTPFSSPPNTSNPGGAAGQTAAVANANAAASPALTSSVSQAASQPLAGVASPAATATGLSFTPAEIFETLASSFLNLTIGPFTPTKLYDPLGAFYDLAIQCFLAPFNNFNMQTAYAQALGQQGLIAGAATSPAAQAIRMSAAVSAATGQADLVGHLSVPQGWTAAAPAIRTVAAALPGTGLDGAPAAAAAESQGGLLSDMALSGLLGRSVAGPAGTTAHPISPGFGVVPGASATTATIIVIPED from the coding sequence ATGTATACGGGTCCAGGGTCCGGGCCGATGCTCGCTACCGCGACCGCATGGGAAGCCTTGGCCGCAGAATTGCGGTCCGCGGCGGCGGGCTATTCCTCGACGGTCTCAGAGCTTGGCCCCCGGTGGCGCGGCTCGTCATCGACCGCGATGGCGGCTGCCGCGCAGTCGTTCACGGTATGGCTGAGTGATACGGCGGCCCAGGCCGAGCAAACCGCCGCCCAGGCCAAGTTGGCTGCGGCGGCATACGAGACCGCCTTTGCAGCAACGGTTCCGCCCACGGTGGTGGCTGCGAACCGTACGCTGCTGATGGCGCTGATTGCAACCAATTTCTTGGGTCAGAACAGCGCGGCGATCGCCGCCACCGAAGCCGCGTACGTCGAAATGTGGGCCCAGGATGCCGCGGCGATGCTCGGCTACACCGGTGCGTCGGCGAGCGCAACGCAACTGACCCCATTCAGCTCGCCGCCGAACACCTCGAATCCCGGCGGGGCGGCGGGGCAGACTGCCGCGGTGGCAAATGCCAATGCCGCCGCCTCCCCGGCCTTGACTTCATCGGTTTCGCAGGCCGCCTCGCAGCCGTTGGCAGGCGTCGCGAGTCCCGCCGCGACCGCTACCGGTTTGTCGTTCACTCCGGCGGAGATATTCGAGACGCTGGCGTCAAGCTTTCTCAACCTCACTATCGGGCCCTTTACTCCAACCAAGCTCTACGACCCATTGGGGGCCTTCTACGACTTAGCCATTCAGTGTTTCCTTGCGCCGTTCAACAACTTCAACATGCAGACGGCCTACGCTCAAGCCCTCGGTCAGCAGGGTTTGATAGCCGGTGCCGCCACTTCGCCCGCAGCGCAGGCGATCCGGATGAGCGCGGCGGTATCGGCGGCGACAGGTCAGGCCGACTTGGTCGGTCATCTATCGGTGCCCCAGGGCTGGACAGCCGCAGCACCGGCGATCAGGACGGTCGCTGCCGCACTGCCAGGAACCGGACTTGACGGTGCACCCGCAGCCGCGGCCGCCGAAAGCCAGGGCGGGCTGCTCAGCGATATGGCGCTGTCGGGCCTACTGGGGCGGTCCGTTGCCGGCCCGGCCGGTACCACAGCGCATCCCATCAGCCCAGGTTTCGGGGTGGTCCCCGGAGCCTCGGCCACCACGGCCACCATCATCGTCATCCCGGAGGACTGA